From Acidimicrobiales bacterium, one genomic window encodes:
- the hisC gene encoding histidinol-phosphate transaminase, with protein MTGRPRPAVDALPAYRPGKAAAQAEAEHGITNAIKLASNETPWAPVASVAAAIAEAAAGVNRYADHRAGAVRAALAGAVGVSEAEVAVGCGSVGLLQQICLTYVDPGDEVVYPWRSFEVYPVFTQLVGGTSVTVPLVDHAFDLDAVAGAVTDRTKLVFLASPNNPTGTALRTDELKRFMESVDRGTLVVIDEAYREFNDPALGDPVVDVLPHHDNAVVLRTFSKAHGLAGLRLGYMIGPPEVVASVDKTLVPFAVNAIAQAAAVAAVAADDEIRERVRLIGQERDRVVDALTAAGHVFPRPMANFVWLPFGVRSAELALALEQRGVVTRPFPDEGIRVTIGTPEENDRFLTTLAEVV; from the coding sequence ATGACCGGTCGGCCGCGCCCCGCGGTCGACGCGCTGCCGGCCTATCGACCGGGCAAGGCCGCGGCGCAGGCCGAGGCCGAACACGGCATCACCAACGCGATCAAGCTGGCGTCGAACGAGACCCCGTGGGCGCCGGTCGCGTCGGTCGCCGCCGCGATCGCCGAGGCGGCCGCGGGGGTCAACCGCTACGCCGACCATCGGGCCGGGGCGGTACGGGCCGCACTTGCGGGGGCCGTGGGCGTGTCCGAGGCAGAGGTGGCGGTCGGGTGTGGGTCGGTCGGTCTGCTGCAGCAGATCTGTCTCACCTATGTGGACCCCGGTGACGAGGTCGTCTACCCGTGGCGATCGTTCGAGGTCTACCCCGTGTTCACGCAGCTGGTCGGGGGAACGTCGGTGACGGTGCCCCTCGTCGACCACGCGTTCGACCTCGACGCCGTCGCCGGTGCCGTGACGGACCGCACGAAGCTGGTGTTCCTGGCCTCGCCCAACAACCCGACCGGCACGGCGCTGCGCACCGATGAATTGAAGCGCTTCATGGAGTCCGTCGATCGAGGAACCCTCGTCGTGATCGACGAGGCGTACCGCGAGTTCAACGACCCGGCGCTGGGAGATCCCGTCGTCGACGTGTTGCCCCATCACGACAACGCCGTCGTGCTGCGAACGTTCTCGAAGGCGCACGGCCTCGCCGGTCTACGACTGGGTTACATGATCGGCCCGCCCGAGGTCGTGGCGTCGGTGGACAAGACCCTGGTGCCCTTCGCGGTCAACGCGATCGCACAGGCGGCCGCTGTTGCCGCCGTCGCCGCGGACGACGAGATCCGCGAACGGGTCAGGCTGATCGGACAGGAACGCGATCGTGTGGTCGACGCCCTGACCGCGGCCGGCCATGTGTTCCCTCGCCCCATGGCCAACTTCGTCTGGCTGCCCTTCGGTGTGCGCAGCGCCGAACTCGCGCTCGCGCTCGAGCAGCGAGGTGTGGTGACCCGACCCTTCCCCGACGAGGGCATCCGCGTGACGATCGGGACTCCGGAGGAGAACGACCGGTTCCTGACGACGCTCGCCGAGGTGGTCTGA
- a CDS encoding class I adenylate-forming enzyme family protein has translation MDATEIERFQMVGQDLPHLIDEWVETQPDTPLLVWEPRDGATATWTYREFRDDTLRIAAGLVERGVGVGDRVLIHADNCPEMVLAWYACARIGAVGVTTNTRSVANEVAYFADHTKAVGAITQPQYAALVRDAAPHLGWFVVTDDDSGEAPSAPVPDGFESWSALFGDAAGVAERPADPMLPVGVMFTSGTTSLPKAVVHTHANAIWTSRVGPRNIDLRPGDTYLIYLPFFHVNAQTWSMWSILGVGGTVVLQPKFSSSRFWEVVQRHSVTHISLIPFVFKALGGQQVPEHTIRVGVFGLVMPLLEGWLGLRVLPAYGMTETVIHAIHAPLHHPFPERTMGWPTPGYEAIVVDPETGAMCGVEEIGELWLRGTRGIQLFLEYLDNPEANDKAFTADGWFRTGDMVMVDDAGRFFYQERDKDLLKVGGENVSARQVEDTCRAVGGIADIAVVGRSHDMLDQVPVAFVIRSGDAPEDQDAHAQAIIDHCVEQLADFKVPRAVHFVEEFPRATLDKVAKNKLRDLADELAEPGSGDER, from the coding sequence ATGGACGCAACCGAGATCGAGCGCTTTCAGATGGTGGGTCAGGACCTTCCCCATCTGATCGACGAGTGGGTCGAGACCCAACCGGACACGCCGCTGCTGGTGTGGGAACCGCGCGACGGGGCGACGGCGACGTGGACGTACCGGGAGTTCCGCGACGACACGCTGCGCATCGCCGCCGGCCTCGTCGAACGGGGGGTCGGGGTCGGCGATCGGGTACTGATCCACGCCGACAACTGTCCGGAGATGGTGCTCGCCTGGTATGCGTGCGCCCGGATCGGTGCGGTGGGCGTCACGACCAACACCCGGTCGGTGGCCAACGAGGTCGCCTACTTCGCCGACCACACGAAGGCCGTCGGCGCGATCACCCAGCCGCAGTACGCGGCGCTGGTCCGCGACGCCGCGCCGCACCTCGGTTGGTTCGTCGTCACCGACGACGACAGCGGCGAGGCCCCGTCGGCTCCGGTTCCCGACGGCTTCGAGTCGTGGTCGGCGTTGTTCGGCGACGCCGCCGGCGTCGCCGAGCGCCCCGCCGACCCGATGCTCCCGGTGGGGGTGATGTTCACCTCGGGCACCACGTCGCTGCCGAAGGCGGTGGTGCACACCCACGCCAACGCGATCTGGACGAGCCGCGTGGGGCCCCGCAACATCGACCTGCGGCCGGGCGACACCTACCTGATCTACCTCCCGTTCTTCCACGTCAATGCGCAGACCTGGTCGATGTGGAGCATCCTCGGCGTCGGCGGGACCGTCGTGCTCCAGCCGAAGTTCTCGTCGAGTCGGTTCTGGGAAGTGGTGCAACGCCATTCGGTGACCCACATCTCGCTCATCCCGTTCGTCTTCAAGGCACTCGGCGGGCAGCAGGTCCCGGAGCACACCATCCGTGTCGGTGTGTTCGGGCTCGTGATGCCGTTGCTCGAGGGCTGGCTCGGACTCCGGGTGCTTCCCGCCTACGGCATGACCGAGACGGTCATCCATGCGATCCATGCGCCCCTGCACCATCCCTTCCCCGAGCGGACGATGGGCTGGCCGACACCGGGCTACGAGGCGATCGTGGTCGATCCCGAGACCGGCGCCATGTGTGGTGTCGAGGAGATCGGCGAGCTGTGGTTGCGCGGCACGCGGGGGATCCAGCTCTTCCTCGAGTACCTCGACAACCCGGAGGCCAACGACAAGGCGTTCACCGCCGACGGCTGGTTCCGCACCGGTGACATGGTGATGGTCGACGACGCCGGCCGCTTCTTCTACCAGGAGCGCGACAAGGATCTCCTGAAGGTCGGGGGTGAGAACGTGTCGGCCCGTCAGGTGGAGGACACGTGCCGCGCCGTCGGCGGCATCGCCGACATCGCTGTCGTCGGGCGCAGCCACGACATGCTCGACCAGGTGCCGGTCGCGTTCGTGATCCGCAGTGGCGACGCACCCGAGGACCAGGACGCCCACGCGCAGGCGATCATCGATCACTGCGTGGAACAACTCGCCGACTTCAAGGTGCCGCGCGCGGTCCACTTCGTCGAGGAGTTCCCGAGGGCCACGCTCGACAAGGTGGCCAAGAACAAGCTCCGTGATCTCGCCGACGAGCTCGCCGAACCTGGTTCCGGAGACGAACGATGA
- a CDS encoding phytanoyl-CoA dioxygenase family protein: MTALTAAQRRSWDDDGYFVVPGFAEPEVLEAMIARIVELARRIDGGEERPDLLVSHESVLADASTAEGRLSKIFRVMRTEGVFREFATDTRLLDMLAELIGPDIDCFLSQFIFKQPGALGQPWHQDEWYFRMDPPRQVGVWLACTDATADNGPLWVVPGSHREAVHEDVVKDPRPGAGLAYVEIQGADTSGERQMLMNAGDLLVFDCHLRHRSTDNVSDGMRAAMVYHYSPAATTIAHEMTFNQDWVAVMRDGRSVPVDVTPVPIDWG; the protein is encoded by the coding sequence GTGACGGCACTGACCGCGGCGCAGCGCCGCAGTTGGGACGACGACGGGTACTTCGTCGTCCCGGGGTTCGCGGAGCCGGAGGTGCTCGAGGCGATGATCGCCCGGATCGTCGAACTCGCCCGGCGGATCGACGGTGGCGAGGAACGACCGGATCTCCTCGTGAGTCACGAGAGCGTCCTGGCCGACGCGTCGACGGCGGAGGGACGGCTCTCGAAGATCTTCCGTGTGATGCGAACCGAGGGCGTGTTCCGCGAGTTCGCGACCGACACCCGTCTCCTCGACATGCTGGCCGAGCTGATCGGACCGGACATCGACTGCTTCCTGTCGCAGTTCATCTTCAAGCAGCCGGGCGCCCTCGGCCAACCATGGCACCAGGACGAGTGGTACTTCCGGATGGACCCGCCGCGTCAGGTGGGCGTGTGGCTGGCCTGCACGGATGCGACGGCCGACAACGGGCCGCTGTGGGTCGTTCCCGGTTCGCACCGCGAGGCGGTGCACGAGGACGTGGTGAAGGATCCCCGACCCGGCGCCGGTCTCGCCTACGTCGAGATCCAGGGCGCCGACACCAGCGGCGAGCGACAGATGCTCATGAACGCGGGCGACCTGCTCGTGTTCGACTGCCACCTCCGCCACCGATCGACCGACAACGTGAGCGATGGCATGCGGGCGGCGATGGTGTATCACTACTCGCCGGCGGCGACGACGATCGCCCACGAGATGACCTTCAACCAGGACTGGGTGGCGGTGATGCGAGACGGACGTTCCGTTCCGGTCGACGTCACGCCCGTGCCGATCGATTGGGGATGA
- a CDS encoding DUF1214 domain-containing protein: MSNNPTSPATAALDDLIAALTEIRDGYILDDERWSQPVEQAEAFRYLGQMLSAMSELYWEAQPEHPRFVSIVDPGRKLQGDNPDAIYHYTRVDGSRKYRVTGRIQGECYTSFTLHGRADDGGMAGPLRGDVNDRDLTVGADGRYSLTISADEADADGGDWIKLEPDTIAVIVRSYYQNEKSAQNDSAVHVDIDIECLDVDTPPPALTEEFIAERMREGVAFLRQVTTGQGYFGSSGIGVPFASTEPNVLPKPYSFRDSGLPVPGAADIHYAMCRWDLGPDEALVMRGTIPPGPFVNVMLWNAHMQTLEYRGRRCSLNGAQIQLEDDGSFEIWVSAKDPGHPNWLDTDSHARGTVFWRFLLPEEDPEQPSSDVVTL, encoded by the coding sequence ATGTCGAACAACCCCACTTCTCCCGCCACGGCCGCGCTCGACGATCTCATCGCGGCCCTCACCGAGATCCGTGACGGCTACATCCTCGATGACGAACGATGGAGCCAACCGGTCGAACAGGCGGAGGCGTTCCGCTACCTCGGCCAGATGCTCTCGGCGATGTCGGAGCTCTACTGGGAAGCGCAGCCCGAGCACCCGCGGTTCGTGTCGATCGTCGACCCCGGTCGAAAGCTCCAGGGCGACAATCCCGACGCGATCTACCACTACACGCGCGTCGACGGATCGCGGAAGTACCGCGTGACCGGTCGCATCCAGGGCGAGTGCTACACGTCGTTCACGCTCCACGGTCGTGCCGACGACGGCGGCATGGCCGGTCCGTTGCGTGGCGACGTGAACGACCGCGACCTCACGGTCGGCGCCGATGGGAGGTACTCGCTGACGATCAGTGCCGACGAGGCCGACGCCGACGGCGGCGACTGGATCAAGCTCGAGCCCGACACGATCGCCGTCATCGTGCGCAGCTACTACCAGAACGAGAAGTCGGCCCAGAACGACAGCGCCGTGCACGTCGACATCGACATCGAATGCCTCGACGTCGACACGCCGCCGCCGGCCCTGACCGAGGAGTTCATCGCCGAACGCATGCGCGAGGGGGTCGCATTCCTGCGGCAGGTCACCACGGGCCAGGGGTACTTCGGCAGCAGCGGCATCGGCGTGCCGTTCGCATCCACCGAGCCCAACGTGCTCCCCAAGCCCTACAGCTTCCGCGACTCGGGACTGCCCGTTCCCGGTGCGGCCGACATCCACTACGCGATGTGTCGCTGGGATCTCGGTCCCGACGAGGCGCTGGTCATGCGGGGCACGATCCCGCCCGGTCCGTTCGTCAACGTGATGCTCTGGAACGCCCACATGCAGACGCTCGAATACCGGGGCCGTCGCTGCTCGCTCAACGGCGCGCAGATCCAGCTCGAGGACGACGGCAGCTTCGAGATCTGGGTGTCGGCGAAGGACCCCGGCCACCCGAACTGGCTCGACACCGACTCGCATGCCCGCGGCACGGTCTTCTGGCGCTTCCTGCTTCCCGAGGAAGATCCCGAGCAGCCGTCGAGCGACGTCGTCACCCTGTGA
- a CDS encoding zinc ribbon domain-containing protein: MDENSEDDQQLIDRFAGHGITRDNAEHFRGRLHRRLLMARCEDCGRWQHPTRPMCPSCWSWNMTMTEVSGHGTIHLLMTLHQGPAADGVDYTEGHPVVTVELDEQPALRFTSTVTADFPAADLAIGTPVTLEWIERDGTPMPVFGKADR; the protein is encoded by the coding sequence GTGGACGAGAACTCCGAAGACGACCAGCAACTCATCGACAGGTTCGCCGGTCACGGGATCACCCGCGACAACGCCGAGCACTTCCGCGGTCGCCTTCACCGACGACTCCTCATGGCCCGCTGCGAAGACTGCGGACGGTGGCAGCACCCGACCCGGCCGATGTGCCCGTCGTGCTGGTCGTGGAACATGACGATGACCGAGGTCTCCGGACACGGCACCATCCACCTGCTCATGACGCTGCACCAGGGTCCCGCGGCCGATGGCGTCGACTACACCGAGGGTCACCCGGTGGTCACCGTCGAACTCGACGAGCAGCCGGCGCTGCGGTTCACGTCGACGGTCACGGCCGACTTCCCCGCTGCCGACCTCGCGATCGGCACGCCGGTGACGCTGGAATGGATCGAACGCGACGGCACACCGATGCCCGTGTTCGGGAAGGCCGACCGATGA
- a CDS encoding amidohydrolase family protein, with product MTIPADDLILISVDDHICEPPGMFTAHVPERFRDRAPRVDTDPNGFQQWWYGDAMGRNLGLNAVAGKPPEMFNVNPSTYDEMRPGCYDVDERVRDMSAGGQLAGLNFPNWPGFAGQVLSEGPDREVNLVMIQAYNDWHVDEWCGAHPDRFIPCGIVPLWDARLAAAEVRRLAAKGVRAITFSENPAALGVPSLHSGFWDPLFGACSDEGVVLCCHIGSSSKGMNTSIDAPQSVPMTLSPVSTMYTLVDLLWADLWHRFPELKFALSEGDIGWIPYLLQRADHVQRRHHGWTEHTFPEGMSTPSDVFRRHMLCCFIDDPVGVGLLDRLNIDNLMWESDYPHSDSSWPHAPESLAEQFTAVDDEIVEKITHRNAMAHFAFDPFSIRPRDQCTAAALRAEAADVDTVTHVGRAPDESDREFFRELSTRALRGKKK from the coding sequence ATGACGATCCCAGCCGACGACCTCATCCTGATCAGCGTGGATGACCACATCTGCGAGCCGCCAGGAATGTTCACCGCGCACGTGCCGGAACGGTTCCGCGATCGGGCCCCCCGGGTCGACACCGATCCGAACGGGTTCCAGCAGTGGTGGTACGGCGACGCCATGGGACGCAACCTCGGCCTCAACGCCGTCGCCGGCAAGCCACCGGAGATGTTCAACGTCAACCCCAGCACCTACGACGAGATGCGGCCGGGCTGCTACGACGTCGACGAGCGGGTCCGCGACATGTCGGCGGGCGGCCAACTCGCCGGTCTCAACTTCCCGAACTGGCCCGGATTCGCCGGTCAGGTGCTGAGCGAGGGCCCCGACCGCGAGGTCAACCTCGTGATGATCCAGGCCTACAACGACTGGCACGTCGACGAGTGGTGCGGCGCCCACCCCGACCGCTTCATCCCGTGCGGCATCGTGCCGCTGTGGGACGCCCGGCTCGCCGCCGCCGAGGTGCGTCGACTCGCGGCCAAGGGGGTACGGGCGATCACGTTCTCCGAGAACCCCGCCGCGCTCGGTGTGCCGTCGCTGCACTCCGGATTCTGGGACCCGCTCTTCGGTGCGTGCAGCGATGAGGGCGTGGTGCTGTGCTGCCACATCGGGTCGTCGTCGAAAGGGATGAACACCTCGATCGACGCACCACAGTCGGTCCCCATGACGCTGTCGCCGGTGAGCACGATGTACACGCTCGTCGATCTCCTGTGGGCCGACCTCTGGCACCGGTTTCCCGAGCTGAAGTTCGCGCTCAGCGAGGGCGACATCGGGTGGATCCCCTACCTGCTGCAGCGAGCCGACCACGTCCAACGCCGTCACCACGGGTGGACGGAGCACACGTTCCCCGAGGGCATGAGCACCCCGTCCGATGTCTTTCGTCGCCACATGCTCTGCTGTTTCATCGACGACCCGGTGGGGGTCGGGCTGCTCGACCGGCTCAACATCGACAACCTCATGTGGGAGTCCGATTACCCGCACAGCGACAGCTCGTGGCCCCACGCGCCGGAGAGTCTCGCCGAACAGTTCACGGCCGTCGACGACGAGATCGTCGAGAAGATCACCCATCGGAACGCGATGGCGCACTTCGCCTTCGACCCGTTCTCCATCCGTCCACGCGACCAGTGCACGGCCGCGGCGTTGCGGGCCGAAGCGGCCGATGTGGACACGGTCACCCATGTCGGACGCGCCCCCGACGAGTCCGACCGCGAGTTCTTCCGCGAACTGTCGACCCGAGCCCTGCGCGGGAAGAAGAAGTAG
- a CDS encoding ABC transporter substrate-binding protein yields the protein MRRLTALIAVLLSFALLAAACGDDDTATDDDGGSTTTAAASETDDAEPVDGTIPEGDGTDTTPDVELTGSERGITEETVRIGLAIPDTTQFSNTGDQIARYRVVVDEINRNGGVIGRQIELVVTEWGLTDTTGFDAACVQLTEDEEVFAVVTRTPSGFGDMTCLTDLGNTITVNGLDLAAVEVERSGGKLFSVLSDAYAALSGGIANLSDELADAKIAITAGDEAGGEDRAGELEQVLGDLGLDVVATTVSSVAYSDDPAAALTEQDRFAEIWNSSGATHVIGVGNAVIGAAYAIDNQDLENDMVLITSNLGIRTLNSLGADLSVLQMIGVAAPDPGTVAEQGLHGMPECISLIEEQLGETVIFFPEEEELSALSSTWMACASFDFLTAALEAIGPNPTQDDFLALTDAGFSFEMTGSATASVSAGKAYMNDDPGTIYDWNGTEFTPRG from the coding sequence ATGCGTCGCCTCACCGCCCTCATCGCCGTCCTGCTCTCGTTCGCACTCCTCGCCGCCGCCTGTGGCGACGACGACACCGCGACCGACGACGACGGCGGGTCCACCACGACCGCGGCAGCGTCGGAAACCGACGATGCCGAGCCGGTCGACGGCACCATCCCCGAGGGCGACGGCACCGACACCACGCCCGATGTCGAACTCACGGGGTCGGAGCGCGGCATCACCGAGGAGACGGTTCGCATCGGCCTCGCCATCCCCGACACGACCCAGTTCTCCAACACCGGCGACCAGATCGCCCGCTACCGGGTCGTGGTCGACGAGATCAACCGCAACGGCGGTGTGATCGGACGCCAGATCGAACTGGTCGTCACCGAGTGGGGTCTGACCGACACGACCGGCTTCGATGCCGCCTGCGTACAGCTGACCGAGGACGAGGAAGTGTTCGCCGTCGTCACGCGTACACCGTCGGGATTCGGCGACATGACGTGCCTCACCGATCTCGGCAACACCATCACGGTGAACGGCCTCGATCTCGCTGCCGTCGAGGTCGAGCGGTCCGGCGGGAAGCTGTTCAGCGTGCTCTCCGATGCCTACGCCGCCCTCTCCGGTGGCATCGCGAACCTCAGCGACGAACTCGCCGACGCGAAGATCGCCATCACGGCGGGCGACGAGGCCGGCGGCGAGGACCGGGCCGGCGAACTCGAGCAGGTGCTCGGTGATCTCGGGCTCGATGTCGTGGCGACGACGGTCAGCTCGGTCGCCTACAGCGACGACCCCGCGGCTGCGCTCACCGAGCAGGATCGCTTCGCCGAGATCTGGAACAGCTCCGGAGCCACGCACGTCATCGGCGTCGGCAACGCCGTGATCGGCGCCGCCTATGCGATCGACAACCAGGACCTCGAGAACGACATGGTCCTCATCACGTCGAACCTGGGAATCCGGACTCTCAACAGCCTCGGCGCCGACCTGTCGGTGCTCCAGATGATCGGCGTGGCCGCCCCCGATCCGGGCACCGTCGCCGAGCAGGGCCTCCACGGAATGCCGGAGTGCATCTCGTTGATCGAGGAGCAGCTCGGCGAGACCGTCATCTTCTTCCCCGAGGAGGAGGAGCTCAGCGCGCTGTCGTCGACCTGGATGGCATGCGCCTCGTTCGACTTCCTCACCGCTGCGCTCGAGGCGATCGGCCCGAACCCCACCCAGGATGACTTCCTCGCGCTGACCGACGCGGGCTTCTCCTTCGAGATGACCGGCTCGGCGACCGCGTCGGTTTCGGCCGGCAAGGCCTACATGAACGACGACCCCGGCACGATCTACGACTGGAACGGCACGGAGTTCACCCCGCGCGGCTGA
- the thrH gene encoding bifunctional phosphoserine phosphatase/homoserine phosphotransferase ThrH, with translation MTALQRMITLDMEGVVTPEIWIAVAERTGVDALRRTTRDEPNYQALMDYRIDILEQHGISLSLIQDVIRGLGVLDGAREFLDELRARHQVVLLSDTFEQFAEPFMEQLGRPHLLCHRLTVVDDRIVAFAPRVADPKTRAVRSYQSLNYHVTAMGDSHNDLGMLLAADAASFIHPPDGLPEQYPEMPVARNYGDALAWIASID, from the coding sequence GTGACCGCCCTCCAGCGGATGATCACCCTCGACATGGAGGGCGTGGTCACTCCCGAGATCTGGATCGCGGTCGCCGAACGCACCGGCGTCGACGCACTGCGCCGGACCACTCGCGACGAGCCGAACTATCAGGCGCTGATGGACTATCGCATCGACATCCTCGAGCAGCACGGGATCTCGTTGTCGCTCATCCAGGACGTGATCCGCGGCCTGGGCGTGCTCGACGGCGCCAGGGAGTTCCTCGACGAGCTGCGCGCTCGCCACCAGGTGGTGCTCCTGTCCGACACCTTCGAGCAGTTCGCCGAGCCCTTCATGGAACAGCTCGGTCGGCCGCACCTCCTGTGCCATCGGCTCACCGTCGTCGACGATCGCATCGTCGCGTTCGCGCCTCGGGTCGCCGACCCGAAGACGCGTGCGGTCCGGTCGTACCAGAGCCTCAACTACCACGTCACCGCGATGGGCGACTCGCACAACGACCTGGGCATGCTGCTCGCCGCCGACGCGGCGAGCTTCATCCATCCGCCCGACGGCCTCCCGGAGCAGTACCCCGAGATGCCCGTCGCCCGGAACTACGGCGACGCGCTCGCCTGGATCGCCTCGATCGACTGA
- a CDS encoding acyl-CoA dehydrogenase family protein, producing the protein MDFELSEDQEALAEGVGALCAGRFDIEAVRAMETDGLDRGRWAELAETGVFSLCLPEADGGVGLGWAEAAVVFEKLGRALVPGPLVATTLAAGIIDGAAEGATVVTTVERTAGPVNIEHVVWSDVVVISDEQGLWSVPAAALGGTDAHQPLDPLTPIRRVDALPQGEQIGDDDAAAEWRLRGALLTAALQLGISIGATELAVAYAKEREQFGRPIGAFQAVKHRCADMITRVEVLRAAVYAAGVTLDGRGVESPERVVSVAKILASKSAAACGKDCVQVHGGMGYTWEVDAHLFLKRAWAHDLAFGDGGELAEDLAAGLVS; encoded by the coding sequence ATGGATTTCGAACTCTCCGAGGACCAGGAAGCCCTGGCCGAAGGCGTGGGCGCGCTGTGCGCCGGCCGCTTCGACATCGAAGCCGTGCGGGCGATGGAGACCGATGGTCTCGATCGCGGGCGCTGGGCCGAACTCGCCGAGACCGGCGTCTTCTCGCTGTGTCTTCCCGAGGCCGACGGTGGTGTGGGGCTCGGCTGGGCCGAGGCCGCAGTGGTGTTCGAGAAGCTCGGCCGGGCACTCGTGCCCGGGCCTCTGGTCGCCACCACGCTCGCCGCGGGGATCATCGACGGAGCCGCCGAGGGGGCCACCGTCGTCACCACGGTCGAGCGGACCGCAGGACCCGTCAACATCGAACACGTCGTCTGGTCCGATGTCGTCGTCATCAGCGACGAGCAGGGCCTCTGGTCGGTGCCCGCGGCGGCGCTCGGCGGTACCGATGCCCACCAACCGCTCGATCCCCTGACGCCGATTCGCCGCGTCGATGCACTCCCGCAAGGCGAGCAGATCGGCGACGACGATGCGGCGGCCGAGTGGCGGCTCCGCGGTGCGCTGTTGACGGCCGCGCTACAGCTCGGCATTTCGATCGGTGCCACCGAGCTCGCCGTGGCCTACGCCAAGGAGCGCGAACAGTTCGGCCGCCCCATCGGTGCGTTCCAGGCGGTCAAGCACCGCTGTGCCGACATGATCACCAGGGTCGAGGTGCTGCGAGCCGCGGTCTACGCGGCCGGTGTGACGCTCGACGGACGAGGCGTCGAGTCGCCCGAACGGGTGGTGTCGGTGGCCAAGATCCTCGCGTCGAAGTCGGCTGCTGCGTGTGGGAAGGATTGCGTGCAGGTCCACGGCGGCATGGGCTACACGTGGGAGGTCGACGCCCATCTGTTCCTCAAGCGGGCGTGGGCACACGATCTCGCGTTCGGCGATGGTGGCGAGCTCGCGGAGGACCTCGCTGCCGGACTCGTTTCGTGA
- a CDS encoding acyl-CoA dehydrogenase family protein — protein MDLRYTEAEEHFRDELRGWLSDVLPDVPPLPADHTDLVARRAYDTDWQRMLHDAGYAGIHWPAEFGGRGSTPTEHLIFLEETERAGAPYVGVNFVGQLHAGPTLIAEASDAQRTTHLAPILKGEHVWCQGFSEPGSGSDLASLSTRAIDDGDDYVVTGQKIWTSFAQVADYCELLVRTDAEAPKHKGITWVIMPMDLPGIEIRPIDTALGSGEFAEMFLDEVRIPKVNRVGDENDGWRVTNVTFSFERGTAFISEVISSQRLLADLAKVAQKVTRRSGTAWDDMGIRRELGQLDAELDALWSLTKRNVSQAQRTGMVGPGGSVFKLAYADVRKRMADLAEQILGRAGLAIGDSLDLSELDHVGQRLYTLTLTIAAGTSEIQRNIVGERLLGLPRGDR, from the coding sequence ATGGACTTGCGCTACACCGAGGCAGAAGAGCACTTTCGCGACGAGCTGCGAGGGTGGCTCTCCGACGTTCTCCCCGACGTTCCGCCACTGCCCGCGGACCACACCGACCTGGTGGCACGCCGGGCCTACGACACCGACTGGCAGCGGATGCTCCACGACGCCGGCTATGCCGGCATCCACTGGCCGGCCGAGTTCGGCGGCCGGGGGAGCACCCCGACCGAGCACCTGATCTTCCTCGAGGAGACCGAACGGGCCGGTGCTCCCTATGTGGGCGTCAACTTCGTCGGGCAGCTCCACGCCGGCCCCACGCTGATCGCCGAGGCATCGGATGCGCAGCGGACCACCCACCTGGCTCCGATCCTCAAGGGCGAGCACGTCTGGTGCCAGGGCTTCTCCGAGCCGGGATCCGGCTCCGATCTCGCCTCCTTGTCGACCAGGGCCATCGACGACGGCGACGACTATGTCGTCACCGGTCAGAAGATCTGGACCTCGTTCGCCCAGGTGGCCGACTACTGCGAACTGCTCGTGCGGACCGACGCCGAGGCCCCGAAGCACAAGGGGATCACCTGGGTGATCATGCCGATGGACCTGCCCGGCATCGAGATCCGCCCGATCGACACCGCGCTCGGCTCGGGCGAGTTCGCCGAGATGTTCCTCGACGAGGTCCGCATCCCCAAGGTGAACCGTGTGGGCGACGAGAACGACGGGTGGCGCGTCACCAACGTCACCTTCTCGTTCGAGCGAGGGACCGCGTTCATCAGCGAGGTGATCTCGTCGCAGCGACTTCTGGCCGATCTGGCCAAGGTCGCCCAGAAGGTGACCCGCCGATCGGGCACCGCATGGGACGACATGGGCATCCGTCGTGAACTCGGGCAGCTCGATGCCGAGCTCGACGCGCTCTGGTCGCTCACCAAGCGCAACGTGAGCCAGGCGCAACGCACCGGAATGGTCGGCCCCGGCGGTTCGGTGTTCAAGCTCGCCTACGCCGACGTGCGCAAGCGCATGGCCGATCTCGCCGAACAGATCCTCGGCCGGGCCGGGCTCGCCATCGGCGATTCGCTGGATCTCAGCGAACTCGATCATGTCGGCCAGCGGCTCTACACCCTGACCCTCACGATCGCCGCCGGCACCTCGGAGATCCAACGCAACATCGTCGGCGAACGGCTGCTCGGCCTGCCGAGAGGAGATCGCTGA